A DNA window from Cobetia marina contains the following coding sequences:
- a CDS encoding catalase, whose amino-acid sequence MLSVRFPMKTLTAVMALGLSASSLAQQEVMTRSNGAPIGNNQDSLTAGQNGPTLLQDHHLLEKLGHFERERIPERVVHARGIGAYGEFRATADLTDLTVAAPFQDKGQVTPVFVRFSSVINSKGSPETLRDPRGFAVKFYTDQGNWDMVGINFPVFFIRDAMKFPDMIHALKPDPRTNLQDPNRYFDFFSHIPESTNMLTYLYSPLGVPASLREMDGSGVHAFKFVNGEGDWKYVKFTWKSRQGNHGMSPEEIAKVQSTDFNHLTDDLYTHLDEGDDPVWDLYIQTLDPRQLNSFDFNPLDTTKLWPQDLIPARKVGELTLNRVPDNFFQETEQAAMSPANLVPGIEPSEDRMLQGRLFAYADAQRYRLGANYSQLPVNAPKVAVHNNHQDGAGYSAPRSGSINYQPSRNADSLVDDSQYEYKRYTLNGTTQQQPIGKEQNFAQAGELYRSFSEEDQDDLIEVLGGDLGKVKNDEIRNIMVSYFYQADHEYGERLAKVAHVDMDDVEELIDAQQK is encoded by the coding sequence ATGCTGAGCGTACGTTTTCCCATGAAGACCCTGACAGCCGTGATGGCGCTGGGGCTTTCTGCAAGCAGTCTGGCGCAGCAGGAAGTGATGACACGTTCCAATGGTGCGCCGATCGGCAACAACCAGGACTCCCTGACCGCTGGTCAGAATGGCCCGACATTGCTGCAGGATCACCACCTGCTGGAAAAGCTGGGGCACTTCGAGCGTGAGCGCATTCCGGAGCGCGTGGTTCACGCGCGCGGTATCGGGGCCTACGGTGAGTTCCGTGCCACCGCGGATCTGACCGACCTGACCGTCGCGGCACCTTTCCAGGACAAGGGCCAGGTGACGCCGGTCTTCGTGCGTTTCTCCAGCGTGATCAACAGCAAGGGCTCGCCCGAGACTCTGCGCGACCCGCGTGGCTTCGCCGTCAAGTTCTATACCGACCAGGGCAACTGGGACATGGTCGGCATCAACTTCCCGGTGTTCTTCATCCGCGATGCGATGAAGTTCCCGGACATGATCCATGCCCTGAAACCGGACCCGCGCACCAACCTGCAGGACCCGAATCGCTACTTCGATTTCTTCAGCCATATCCCGGAAAGCACCAACATGCTGACCTATCTGTACTCACCGCTGGGCGTGCCTGCCAGCCTGCGTGAGATGGATGGCTCCGGGGTCCACGCCTTCAAGTTCGTCAATGGCGAAGGCGACTGGAAATACGTGAAGTTCACCTGGAAGTCGCGCCAGGGCAACCATGGCATGTCGCCGGAAGAGATCGCCAAGGTGCAGTCCACCGACTTCAATCACCTGACGGATGATCTCTACACCCATCTGGACGAAGGCGATGACCCGGTCTGGGATCTCTATATCCAGACGCTGGACCCCAGACAGCTGAACAGCTTCGACTTCAACCCGCTGGATACCACCAAGCTGTGGCCGCAAGACCTGATCCCGGCACGCAAGGTCGGTGAGCTGACGCTGAATCGCGTCCCGGACAACTTCTTCCAGGAAACCGAGCAGGCGGCCATGTCGCCGGCCAACCTGGTGCCGGGCATCGAGCCGTCGGAAGACCGCATGCTGCAGGGGCGCCTGTTCGCCTACGCCGACGCCCAGCGTTACCGCCTGGGGGCCAACTACTCTCAGCTGCCGGTCAACGCCCCCAAGGTGGCGGTCCACAACAACCATCAGGATGGCGCGGGCTACTCCGCTCCGCGTTCCGGCTCCATCAACTACCAGCCGAGCCGCAACGCCGACTCGCTGGTGGACGACAGCCAGTACGAATACAAGCGTTACACCCTCAATGGCACTACCCAGCAGCAGCCCATCGGCAAGGAGCAGAATTTCGCTCAGGCCGGGGAGCTGTACCGCTCCTTCTCCGAGGAAGATCAGGATGACCTGATCGAGGTGCTGGGTGGGGATCTGGGCAAGGTCAAGAACGACGAGATCCGCAACATCATGGTCAGCTACTTCTATCAGGCCGACCACGAATACGGCGAGCGTCTGGCCAAGGTCGCTCACGTGGACATGGACGATGTCGAGGAGCTGATCGACGCGCAGCAGAAGTGA
- a CDS encoding GMC family oxidoreductase has protein sequence MANRLSANPDHRVLLIEAGGRDNYHWIHIPVGYLYCINNPRTDWLYRTEPDKGLNGRSLIYPRGKTLGGCSSINGMIYMRGQARDYDHWAEVTGDSEWRWEQCLPAFMRHEDHARLDEGGDAGPEHRQFHGHGGEWRVERQRLNWEVLDDFASAAEQAGIPRTEDFNRGSNEGVAYFEVNQRSGWRWNTAKAFLRPALKRGNLTLWHSTQVNRLLFAGGEQGAGDGTGAGTGADAVKDASSLRCTGLQVVRDGKLINLTAKREVVLCAGAIGSPHLLQVSGVGPKALLEQHGVEVVKDLPGVGENLQDHLQIRSVYKVTNAKTLNAMASTLLGKMGIGMQYLFKRSGPMSMAPSQLGAFTRSSEDYAHPNIQYHVQPLSLEAFGQPLHPFPAITASVCNLNPTSRGSVRLQSADPRQAPAIAPNYLSTEEDRKVAADSLRVTRRIASQPAFARYQPEEIKPGVEYQSDDELARLAGDIGTTIFHPVGTTRMGRADDPMAVVDSRLRVRGIQGLRVADAGIMPTIVSGNTNSPTLMIAEKAAGWILASAVSTDLAEPLPRSA, from the coding sequence ATGGCCAATCGCCTCAGCGCCAACCCTGACCACCGCGTGCTGCTCATCGAGGCGGGTGGGCGCGACAACTATCACTGGATTCACATTCCGGTGGGCTACCTGTACTGCATCAACAATCCGCGCACCGACTGGCTGTACCGCACCGAGCCGGACAAGGGGCTCAACGGACGTTCGCTGATCTATCCGCGCGGCAAGACGCTGGGGGGATGTTCCAGCATCAACGGCATGATCTACATGCGCGGTCAGGCGCGGGATTATGACCACTGGGCCGAGGTGACCGGCGACAGCGAGTGGCGCTGGGAGCAATGTCTGCCGGCCTTCATGCGCCATGAGGATCACGCGCGCCTCGACGAGGGCGGGGATGCCGGCCCCGAGCATCGCCAGTTCCATGGTCACGGTGGCGAGTGGCGAGTCGAGCGGCAGCGCCTCAACTGGGAAGTGCTGGACGATTTCGCCAGTGCCGCCGAACAGGCCGGCATCCCGCGCACCGAGGACTTCAATCGTGGCAGCAACGAAGGGGTGGCCTATTTCGAGGTCAATCAGCGTTCCGGCTGGCGCTGGAATACGGCCAAGGCCTTTCTGCGTCCGGCACTCAAGCGCGGCAACCTGACGCTGTGGCACTCCACCCAGGTCAATCGTCTGCTGTTCGCGGGCGGCGAGCAGGGCGCAGGGGATGGCACAGGAGCTGGCACAGGGGCGGACGCAGTGAAGGACGCCTCCAGTCTGCGCTGCACAGGGCTGCAGGTCGTGCGTGATGGCAAGCTCATCAACCTCACGGCGAAGCGTGAGGTCGTGCTGTGTGCCGGCGCCATCGGCTCGCCGCATCTGCTGCAGGTCTCGGGGGTCGGGCCCAAGGCATTGCTGGAGCAACATGGCGTCGAGGTGGTGAAGGACCTGCCCGGCGTCGGCGAGAATCTGCAGGACCACCTGCAGATCCGCTCGGTCTACAAGGTCACCAATGCCAAGACCCTGAACGCCATGGCCAGCACGCTGCTGGGCAAGATGGGCATCGGCATGCAGTACCTGTTCAAGCGTTCCGGGCCGATGAGCATGGCGCCATCGCAGCTGGGGGCTTTCACGCGCAGCAGCGAGGACTACGCCCATCCCAATATCCAGTATCACGTCCAGCCGCTGAGTCTCGAGGCCTTCGGGCAGCCCTTGCATCCCTTCCCGGCGATCACCGCGAGTGTCTGCAATCTCAACCCCACCAGCCGTGGCTCGGTGCGTCTGCAGAGCGCCGACCCGCGCCAGGCCCCGGCGATCGCGCCCAACTACCTGAGCACGGAGGAAGACCGCAAGGTCGCGGCTGACTCGCTGCGGGTCACGCGGCGCATCGCCTCCCAGCCGGCCTTCGCGCGCTACCAGCCTGAAGAGATCAAGCCGGGGGTCGAGTACCAGAGTGATGACGAGCTCGCCAGGCTCGCCGGCGATATCGGCACCACCATCTTCCATCCGGTGGGCACCACGCGCATGGGGCGCGCGGATGACCCGATGGCGGTGGTCGACAGTCGTCTGCGTGTGCGCGGTATCCAGGGATTGCGGGTGGCAGATGCCGGCATCATGCCGACCATCGTCAGCGGCAATACCAACTCGCCGACCCTGATGATCGCGGAGAAGGCCGCTGGCTGGATTCTGGCGTCTGCTGTCAGTACCGATTTGGCCGAGCCACTGCCGAGATCGGCCTGA
- a CDS encoding BCCT family transporter, with translation MQEAVPPASDGDHLDPRVFIPAVLVILAFIGPVILFPEASTALINAAFAFATGKFGWLYLVAGLSVVGFLIWLAFSRYGNVRLGGAEDTPDFSYFSWVAMIFTCGMGIAIVNWAWVEPIYYYTSPAYHVAAKSREAAEWALAFGQFHWGLTPWAFYCLPGLPIAYSMYVKKRDGVRLSVASRGVLGRHADGAWGVLLDSIVVFGIVGGVGTSLGLAVPLVSQLVSGILGVEANFGLEVAVLCIWTAMFSASVWFGLAKGIKILSDINVILAIFLLAFTFIVGDSQFMVEGFVNSLGKTLGNFIPMSLWTDPAGDSTFWKDWTVFYWAWWIAYAPMVGLFVARISRGRTIRELIIAELVFGSLGTWVFFAVWGGYALDLQISGALDIKALLDSGGIPLAVEGILQTLPYAKLVTVAFILLCFIFLATTLDSSAYVLASVTSRKLSGYQEPKRSFRLIWAFLIAAVGVALIQLGGLQTVQTSTIVVALPMIPVMLILALSMLRWLKNDFPKEELNPVLVIDDMPAFQRKSKKAKRQA, from the coding sequence GTGCAAGAAGCCGTTCCCCCCGCCAGTGATGGCGATCATCTGGACCCCCGTGTCTTCATTCCCGCCGTATTGGTCATCCTGGCCTTCATCGGCCCCGTCATCCTGTTCCCGGAGGCCAGCACCGCGCTGATCAATGCCGCCTTCGCCTTCGCGACCGGCAAGTTCGGCTGGCTGTATCTGGTGGCCGGTCTGAGCGTCGTCGGATTTCTCATCTGGCTGGCATTCAGCCGCTACGGCAACGTCCGTCTGGGTGGGGCAGAAGACACGCCCGATTTCTCCTACTTCAGCTGGGTGGCGATGATCTTCACCTGCGGGATGGGGATCGCGATCGTCAACTGGGCGTGGGTCGAGCCGATCTACTATTACACCTCGCCGGCCTATCACGTGGCGGCCAAGAGTCGTGAGGCCGCGGAGTGGGCGCTGGCCTTCGGTCAGTTCCACTGGGGGCTGACGCCGTGGGCCTTCTATTGCCTGCCGGGTCTGCCGATCGCCTACTCCATGTACGTCAAGAAGCGTGATGGCGTGCGTCTGTCCGTCGCCTCGCGCGGCGTGCTGGGCCGCCATGCGGATGGCGCCTGGGGCGTGCTGCTGGATTCCATCGTCGTGTTCGGGATCGTCGGCGGCGTCGGCACCTCGCTGGGGCTGGCGGTCCCGCTGGTCTCGCAGCTGGTCAGCGGCATCCTGGGCGTTGAGGCCAACTTCGGACTGGAAGTCGCGGTACTGTGCATCTGGACGGCGATGTTCTCGGCCAGTGTCTGGTTCGGCCTGGCCAAGGGCATCAAGATTCTGTCGGACATCAACGTGATTCTGGCGATCTTCCTGCTGGCCTTCACCTTCATCGTCGGTGACTCGCAGTTCATGGTCGAAGGCTTCGTCAACAGCCTCGGCAAGACCCTGGGCAACTTCATCCCGATGAGTCTGTGGACCGACCCGGCGGGGGATTCCACCTTCTGGAAGGACTGGACCGTCTTCTATTGGGCCTGGTGGATCGCCTACGCGCCGATGGTGGGGCTGTTCGTGGCGCGTATCTCGCGCGGCCGTACCATCCGTGAACTGATCATCGCCGAGTTGGTATTCGGCTCGCTGGGCACCTGGGTGTTCTTCGCGGTGTGGGGCGGTTACGCGCTGGACCTGCAGATCAGTGGTGCGCTGGACATCAAGGCGCTGCTGGATAGCGGCGGTATCCCGCTGGCGGTGGAAGGCATCCTGCAGACCCTGCCGTATGCCAAGCTGGTCACGGTGGCCTTCATCCTGCTGTGCTTCATCTTCCTGGCGACCACGCTGGACAGCTCGGCCTACGTGCTGGCCTCGGTGACCTCACGCAAGCTGTCCGGGTATCAGGAGCCCAAGCGCTCGTTCCGCTTGATCTGGGCCTTCCTGATCGCGGCCGTCGGCGTTGCGCTGATCCAGTTGGGTGGCCTGCAGACCGTGCAGACCTCGACCATCGTGGTGGCGCTGCCGATGATTCCGGTGATGCTGATTCTGGCACTCTCCATGCTGCGCTGGCTCAAGAATGACTTCCCCAAGGAAGAGCTGAATCCGGTGCTGGTCATCGATGACATGCCGGCGTTCCAGCGCAAGTCGAAGAAGGCGAAGCGCCAGGCGTAG
- a CDS encoding CoA transferase, translated as MTIHSETRLPLTDVKVIDFGQYMAGPAVAMILADLGATVVHVDPPGGPMWQSPANATLNRNKLIVSLNLKSEEGVEQALALIEEADIVIESFRPGVMKRLGIDFQALREERNELITLSIPGFASNDTLRRDWRAFESVIAANSGVFTDMGLNRVLMGINPSFSPLPLGSAYGTMLAASSVVLALQARERTGMGDEIEVPLVCALMEGLCYNSIKIEGLPERYKTQREKEIERRRIEGQPMNLDYDELQELLDPFYRSYKCKDGRMFYVVCPSHREHAKRCLKVLGLYDELVAEGMSEEPDTYRPSSEWQSDMSLGVYPLPKSWADHIAARMKEVFLTRTSKEWEKIFGKGKFPGAPQRWLQEWIHDDHAETAGLMVEVEDPEFGLMIQPGPMVWMADSGQEMLTPRPRRWVSVTHALSVLTRIETKLPRVRARNARDGWLEGVKILDLCNVIAGPHSVAYLARFGAEVIKVDPAKPFYDCWNTVIFGLSHMRSKRSLLTDVRQPRGRAILDELIRQSDVVVWNATDRQVASMGLSEEAMRELNPDAVFCQLDCFSGVLPGPRTNYLGYDDLVQATTGIMLRFGGSMDTPEEHAHVGTIDVMCGFGASLGIATALYRKLKTGRTSRIKTSLSALSGLAQLPFCYDYERRSLFDEPSGREATGYDDLARFYSASDGILLVSAYESELEKFRKVEGLEELPEIPREERAAYLAPRFISARANDWVERLQAADIAAAVCENLETLRSYNVHPAGERTGIDAGSYSFSVYSDHPSGHEITQLDPYAIRPRRGRIYPLSPAEKYGASTRSVLKGLDHSDEEIDQLIEEGVVSESWSEEYLPS; from the coding sequence ATGACAATCCACTCCGAAACCCGCCTGCCGCTGACTGACGTCAAGGTCATCGATTTCGGTCAATACATGGCGGGCCCGGCCGTCGCCATGATCCTCGCCGACCTGGGCGCCACCGTGGTTCACGTCGACCCGCCCGGCGGGCCGATGTGGCAGTCGCCGGCCAACGCCACGCTCAATCGCAACAAGCTGATCGTCTCGCTGAACCTCAAGTCAGAGGAGGGCGTCGAGCAGGCGCTGGCGCTGATCGAGGAGGCCGACATCGTGATCGAGAGCTTCCGCCCCGGGGTCATGAAGCGGCTGGGCATCGATTTCCAGGCCCTGCGCGAGGAGCGCAATGAGCTGATCACGCTGTCGATTCCCGGCTTTGCCTCCAATGACACCCTGCGCCGCGACTGGCGCGCCTTCGAGAGCGTGATCGCCGCCAACTCCGGCGTCTTCACCGACATGGGCCTCAACCGGGTGCTGATGGGCATCAACCCGTCCTTCTCGCCGCTGCCGCTGGGCTCGGCCTACGGCACCATGCTGGCGGCCTCCTCGGTGGTACTGGCACTGCAGGCCCGCGAGCGGACCGGCATGGGCGACGAGATCGAGGTGCCGCTGGTCTGCGCGCTGATGGAAGGGCTCTGCTACAACTCGATCAAGATCGAGGGCCTGCCGGAGCGCTACAAGACCCAGCGCGAAAAGGAGATCGAGCGTCGGCGTATCGAGGGCCAGCCGATGAATCTCGACTACGACGAGCTGCAGGAGCTGCTCGATCCCTTCTATCGCAGCTACAAGTGCAAGGATGGCCGCATGTTCTATGTGGTCTGTCCGAGTCACCGCGAGCACGCCAAGCGCTGCCTGAAGGTACTGGGCCTCTACGATGAGCTGGTCGCCGAAGGCATGAGTGAGGAGCCGGATACCTATCGCCCGAGCAGCGAATGGCAATCCGACATGTCGCTGGGCGTCTATCCGTTGCCCAAGTCCTGGGCGGACCATATCGCGGCGCGCATGAAGGAAGTCTTCCTCACGCGCACCTCCAAGGAATGGGAAAAGATCTTCGGTAAGGGCAAGTTCCCCGGCGCGCCGCAGCGCTGGCTGCAGGAGTGGATCCACGATGACCACGCCGAGACGGCGGGCCTGATGGTCGAGGTCGAGGACCCGGAATTCGGGCTGATGATCCAGCCCGGCCCGATGGTGTGGATGGCCGACAGCGGCCAGGAGATGTTGACGCCAAGGCCGCGGCGCTGGGTGAGCGTCACCCATGCACTGTCGGTGCTGACCCGCATCGAGACCAAGCTGCCACGGGTGCGGGCACGCAATGCCCGCGATGGCTGGCTGGAAGGCGTCAAGATTCTGGACCTGTGCAACGTGATCGCCGGGCCGCACTCGGTGGCGTATCTGGCGCGCTTCGGTGCCGAGGTCATCAAGGTCGACCCGGCCAAGCCGTTCTATGACTGCTGGAATACCGTCATCTTCGGCCTGTCGCACATGCGTTCCAAGCGCTCGCTGCTGACCGACGTCAGACAGCCCCGCGGGCGCGCCATCCTGGATGAGCTGATTCGTCAGAGTGATGTGGTGGTCTGGAATGCCACCGACCGGCAGGTGGCCTCCATGGGGCTGAGCGAGGAGGCCATGCGTGAGCTCAACCCGGACGCCGTCTTCTGCCAGTTGGACTGCTTCAGTGGCGTGCTGCCCGGGCCGCGCACCAATTACCTCGGCTATGACGATCTGGTGCAGGCCACCACCGGCATCATGCTGCGCTTCGGCGGCAGCATGGATACCCCTGAAGAGCACGCCCACGTCGGCACCATCGATGTCATGTGCGGCTTTGGCGCGTCGCTGGGGATTGCCACCGCGCTGTATCGCAAGCTCAAGACCGGCCGCACCTCGCGCATCAAGACCTCGCTGTCGGCGTTGAGCGGTCTGGCACAGCTGCCGTTCTGCTACGACTATGAGCGCCGCAGTCTGTTTGATGAGCCCTCCGGTCGTGAGGCGACAGGCTATGATGATCTGGCGCGTTTCTATTCAGCCTCCGATGGTATCCTGCTGGTCAGTGCCTATGAGTCGGAGCTGGAGAAATTCCGCAAGGTCGAGGGATTGGAAGAATTGCCGGAAATCCCGCGTGAGGAGCGTGCCGCCTACCTGGCACCGCGTTTCATCAGCGCGCGAGCCAATGACTGGGTCGAGCGACTGCAGGCGGCGGATATCGCCGCGGCCGTGTGCGAGAACCTGGAGACATTGCGCTCCTACAACGTCCACCCGGCTGGCGAGCGGACCGGGATCGATGCCGGCAGCTATTCGTTCTCGGTCTACTCGGACCACCCCAGCGGTCACGAGATCACCCAGCTTGACCCCTACGCCATCCGTCCACGGCGTGGGCGCATCTACCCGCTGTCGCCGGCCGAGAAATACGGCGCCTCGACTCGCTCAGTGCTCAAGGGCCTTGATCACAGCGATGAAGAGATCGACCAGTTGATCGAGGAGGGCGTGGTGTCCGAAAGCTGGAGCGAGGAGTACCTGCCAAGCTGA
- a CDS encoding MarR family winged helix-turn-helix transcriptional regulator, whose translation MATTALHEVLHRLMHVYRKQLRDGIQQHGIDLPVLHIRMLKSIVRVPECTAHKVGQLLGQDKGRVTRVLNELEARGLVSRHQNPQDRRSQLLQVSAAGSDMLERVKVLEQETAQRMAGDLGDEEIAAFLNTATRMMDNVSACGDFSADVPNGNDDRSA comes from the coding sequence ATGGCAACGACCGCTTTGCATGAAGTGCTGCATCGTCTGATGCACGTCTATCGCAAGCAGCTCCGCGATGGCATCCAGCAGCACGGCATCGACTTGCCTGTCCTGCACATCCGGATGTTGAAGAGCATCGTCCGGGTTCCCGAATGCACCGCCCACAAGGTCGGGCAGCTGCTCGGGCAGGACAAGGGGCGTGTCACTCGCGTCCTGAACGAGCTGGAGGCCCGCGGGCTGGTGTCACGACACCAGAACCCGCAGGACCGGCGCAGTCAGCTGCTGCAGGTATCCGCAGCGGGGAGTGACATGCTGGAGCGAGTCAAGGTGCTGGAACAGGAGACGGCCCAGCGCATGGCCGGTGATCTCGGTGATGAGGAGATCGCGGCCTTTCTGAACACGGCGACTCGCATGATGGACAACGTCTCCGCATGCGGGGATTTCAGTGCTGATGTGCCCAATGGCAACGACGACAGGAGTGCGTGA
- a CDS encoding HAD family hydrolase, producing the protein MAELCLLFDSDGTLVDSEVLLAEALASTLPGYGLPFTAARYLDHFRGVRFRSIVAELEAHHGALAPERLDEMEAHMRATLEDLMTARLTAMPGMPQALAELSGYPCGVVTNGPERKVRLALDTTGLARFFDGHIFSAYTLGVWKPDPRLYRLAAEQMGFAPQRCVVIDDAAVGVKAGLDAGMHVIHFAHHEDGLGTPSGALKMRSARELPALIREISQRVARLDP; encoded by the coding sequence ATGGCCGAACTCTGCCTGCTGTTTGACTCTGACGGGACTCTGGTAGACAGCGAAGTCCTGCTGGCAGAAGCGCTTGCCAGCACGTTACCCGGCTACGGCCTGCCCTTCACGGCCGCCCGGTATCTGGATCATTTCCGGGGCGTACGTTTTCGCAGCATCGTCGCGGAACTCGAGGCACATCATGGCGCGCTGGCCCCCGAGCGGCTGGATGAGATGGAGGCCCACATGCGTGCCACCCTCGAGGACCTGATGACGGCTCGCCTCACGGCCATGCCCGGCATGCCTCAGGCACTGGCGGAGCTCTCCGGCTACCCCTGCGGCGTGGTCACCAACGGGCCGGAACGCAAGGTACGCCTGGCACTGGATACCACCGGGCTGGCGCGCTTCTTTGACGGCCACATATTCAGTGCCTACACCCTGGGCGTCTGGAAACCGGACCCACGCCTCTATCGCCTCGCCGCCGAGCAGATGGGGTTCGCGCCGCAGCGCTGTGTGGTGATCGATGACGCCGCCGTCGGCGTGAAAGCCGGGCTGGATGCCGGGATGCATGTCATCCACTTCGCCCACCATGAGGACGGCCTCGGCACGCCCTCCGGGGCACTGAAGATGCGCAGTGCACGCGAGCTTCCGGCGCTGATCAGAGAGATCTCGCAGCGCGTGGCACGCCTCGACCCCTGA
- a CDS encoding BCCT family transporter, with protein sequence MSSSAPKAASGSESQPRDSRASHTARDEIDWRVFLPSVLVIAGLIIPIILFPESGEAAVNTAFAFATGNFGWLYLLAGFSVVVFLIGLAFSRYGNVRLGGPQDTPEFSYFSWVAMIFAGGIGIAIVNWAWVEPIYYFTGPPFDVKAGSDAAAEWALAYGQFHWGLTPWAFYCLPAIPIAYSMYVRNRPGVRLSVASSGVLGKRAEGWWGVLLDAVVVFGIVGGVGTSLGLAVPLVSRLVSDLLGIEPSFALNLGVLLIWTAIFSASVWFGLAKGIKILSDINVILAIVLLAFTFIAGPSLFMVEGWVNSLGTMLSNFVTMSLWTDPVGDSTFWKDWTVFYWAWWIAYAPMMGLFVARISRGRTIRELIIAELVFGSLGCWVFFAVWGGYALDLQVSGTLDVAAVLSDGGIPGAVSAILATLPFSELITASFILLCFIFLATTLDSSAYVLASVTTRELSGYQEPRRSVRLIWAFLIAGVGVALIQLGGLKAVQTSTIVVALPMIPVLFILTWSLVRWLRQDFARKVLEPHLVLETPSPRDDAKPR encoded by the coding sequence ATGAGCAGTTCTGCGCCCAAGGCGGCTTCCGGTAGCGAAAGCCAGCCACGCGATTCCCGCGCCTCCCACACGGCCCGCGACGAGATTGACTGGCGGGTATTCCTGCCCTCGGTGCTCGTCATCGCCGGCCTGATCATTCCCATCATCCTGTTTCCTGAGTCCGGTGAGGCTGCCGTCAATACGGCCTTCGCCTTCGCGACCGGCAATTTCGGCTGGCTTTACCTGCTGGCGGGCTTCTCCGTGGTCGTGTTCCTGATCGGTCTGGCGTTCAGCCGCTACGGCAATGTCCGTCTGGGTGGCCCGCAGGACACGCCGGAGTTCTCGTATTTCAGTTGGGTGGCGATGATCTTCGCCGGCGGGATCGGCATCGCCATCGTCAACTGGGCGTGGGTCGAGCCGATCTACTATTTCACCGGCCCTCCCTTCGACGTCAAGGCCGGCAGCGATGCGGCGGCCGAGTGGGCGCTGGCCTATGGGCAGTTCCACTGGGGGCTGACGCCCTGGGCGTTCTACTGCCTGCCGGCAATTCCCATCGCCTATTCCATGTATGTGCGCAACCGCCCGGGCGTGCGTCTTTCCGTGGCCTCAAGCGGCGTGCTCGGCAAGCGTGCCGAGGGGTGGTGGGGCGTGCTGCTGGATGCGGTGGTGGTATTCGGCATCGTCGGCGGTGTCGGCACCTCACTGGGACTGGCGGTGCCACTGGTTTCACGGCTGGTCAGTGATCTGCTCGGCATCGAGCCGTCCTTCGCGCTCAATCTGGGGGTGCTGCTGATCTGGACGGCGATCTTCTCGGCCAGCGTGTGGTTCGGCTTGGCCAAGGGCATCAAGATTCTCTCCGACATCAACGTGATTCTGGCCATCGTGCTGCTGGCCTTCACCTTCATCGCCGGGCCATCGCTGTTCATGGTCGAGGGCTGGGTCAACAGTCTCGGCACCATGCTGTCGAACTTCGTAACCATGAGTCTGTGGACCGACCCGGTGGGCGATTCGACCTTCTGGAAGGATTGGACCGTCTTCTACTGGGCCTGGTGGATCGCCTACGCGCCGATGATGGGGCTGTTCGTCGCACGCATCTCGCGGGGACGCACCATTCGTGAGCTGATCATCGCTGAGCTGGTGTTCGGCTCGCTGGGCTGCTGGGTGTTCTTCGCGGTCTGGGGTGGCTATGCGCTGGATCTGCAGGTCAGTGGCACTCTGGATGTCGCGGCCGTGCTCAGCGACGGCGGTATCCCCGGTGCGGTGTCCGCGATTCTCGCCACGCTGCCGTTCTCAGAGCTGATCACCGCAAGCTTCATCCTGCTGTGCTTCATCTTCCTCGCCACCACCCTGGACAGCTCGGCCTATGTGCTGGCGTCGGTGACCACGCGTGAGCTCTCTGGCTATCAGGAGCCCAGGCGCAGCGTGCGTCTGATCTGGGCCTTCCTGATCGCCGGTGTCGGGGTGGCATTGATCCAGTTGGGCGGCCTCAAGGCGGTTCAGACTTCCACCATCGTGGTCGCGCTGCCGATGATCCCGGTGCTGTTCATCCTGACCTGGTCGCTGGTGCGCTGGTTGCGCCAGGACTTCGCGCGCAAGGTGCTGGAACCGCATCTGGTGCTGGAGACCCCCAGCCCGCGCGATGACGCCAAGCCTCGCTGA
- a CDS encoding ankyrin repeat domain-containing protein has protein sequence MTLTVKAPIRQSITNLVTLMLALSVAVMSLLALPAQADEGMDIMDAAREGDNAAIERYHDQGGDLSITESHGYTPFIMAAYYGHTSTLALLKGYGVDACAVDERGSNAFMGVAFRGHVETADWLLANTDCDVNHRNASGQTALMMASLFGRETIIRHLLDAGADPGIADQQGNTAESLAAAQGLSRIVTLVKFNL, from the coding sequence ATGACCTTGACCGTGAAAGCCCCCATCAGGCAATCCATCACGAACCTTGTCACCTTGATGCTTGCGCTCAGCGTCGCCGTCATGAGTCTGCTCGCCCTTCCGGCGCAGGCGGACGAGGGCATGGACATCATGGATGCCGCGCGTGAGGGCGACAACGCCGCCATCGAACGCTACCACGACCAGGGCGGAGACCTGTCGATCACGGAATCCCACGGCTATACGCCGTTCATCATGGCTGCCTACTACGGGCATACCAGCACTCTGGCCCTGCTCAAGGGGTATGGGGTGGACGCCTGTGCCGTGGATGAAAGAGGCAGCAATGCCTTCATGGGCGTGGCCTTCCGTGGGCATGTCGAGACGGCAGACTGGCTGTTGGCCAATACCGACTGTGATGTGAATCATCGCAATGCCAGTGGCCAGACGGCGCTGATGATGGCCTCGCTGTTCGGGCGGGAAACCATCATCAGGCATCTACTCGATGCCGGGGCCGACCCCGGAATTGCGGATCAGCAAGGCAATACCGCCGAATCTCTGGCCGCCGCTCAGGGCCTGTCACGCATCGTCACCCTGGTGAAGTTCAACCTGTAA